The following proteins are encoded in a genomic region of Labeo rohita strain BAU-BD-2019 chromosome 5, IGBB_LRoh.1.0, whole genome shotgun sequence:
- the hnrpkl gene encoding heterogeneous nuclear ribonucleoprotein K, like isoform X4 gives METEIEQQEEETTFSNTDTNGKRPAEDMDEEQAFKRSRNTDEMVELRVLLQSKNAGAVIGKGGKNIKALRTDYNASVSVPDSSGPERILSVSADIETIGEILLKIIPTLEEYQHYSGTDFDCELRLLIHQSLAGGIIGVKGAKIKELRENTQTTIKLFQECCPHSTDRVVLVGGKPERVVECIKVILELISEAPIKGRAQPYDPNFYDETYDYGGFTMMYEERGRRPMGGFPMRGRGGFDRMPPGRGGRPMPPSRRDYDDMSPRRGPPPPPPGRGGRGGSRARNLPLPPPPPPRGGGDRFSHQSYHSSMDDRPNDRRGRPGDRYESMSGGGYGGRGSYSDIGGPVITTQVTIPKDLAGSIIGKGGQRIKQIRHESGASIKIDEPLEGSEDRIITITGTQDQIQNAQYLLQNSVKQYSGRFF, from the exons ATGGAGACAGAAATTGAGCAGCAGGAAGAAGAGACCACTTTCAGTAACACTGACACTAACG GCAAGCGCCCTGCTGAGGACATGGATGAGGAACAGGCATTCAAACGCTCCCGCAACACAGATGAAATGGTAGAGCTCAGGGTGCTTCTCCAAAGCAAA AACGCAGGGGCTGTGATTGGAAAGGGGGGCAAGAACATTAAAGCCTTACGCACAGAC TACAATGCCAGTGTATCAGTCCCAGACAGCAGTGGCCCAGAGCG TATCCTGAGTGTGAGTGCAGATATAGAGACTATTGGTGAGATTCTGCTGAAGATCATCCCTACCTTGGAGGAG TATCAGCATTACAGTGGGACTGACTTTGACTGTGAGCTGCGTCTGCTGATTCATCAGAGTCTGGCCGGAGGCATTATTGGAGTCAAAGGTGCCAAGATCAAGGAACTGAGGGAG aatACCCAGACTACAATCAAGCTCTTCCAGGAATGTTGCCCCCACTCCACTGACCGCGTAGTGCTAGTCGGGGGTAAACCTGAGCGTGTGGTTGAGTGCATCAAGGTCATTCTAGAGCTGATTTCAGAG GCTCCCATTAAAGGTCGAGCCCAGCCCTATGACCCAAACTTTTATGATGAGACATATGACTATGGTGGCTTCACTATGATGTATGAAGAAAGAGGGCGACGGCCTATGGGTGGGTTCCCAATGCGAGGTCGAGGAGGATTCGATCGGATGCCTCCTGGCCGTGGAGGTCGTCCCATGCCTCCATCCAGACGGGATTATGATGACATGAGCCCTCGTCGTGGACCACCTCCACCCCCACCAGGGAGAGGAGGACGTGGGGGCAGTAGGGCCCGAAATCTGCCTCTGCCTCCGCCACCACCACCTAGAGGAGG AGGTGACCGATTTTCCCACCAGAGCTATCACAGCAGTATGGATGACAGACCAAA TGACCGAAGGGGGCGACCTGGAGACCGCTACGAGAGCATG AGTGGAGGTGGATATG GTGGTCGAGGTTCTTACAGTGACATTGGTGGACCCGTTATTACAACACAAGTGACTATCCCTAAAGAT cTGGCTGGCTCTATCATTGGAAAAGGCGGCCAGAGGATCAAGCAAATCCGTCATGAGTCGGGAGCATCTATTAAAATCGATGAGCCTCTGGAGGGCTCAGAGGACAGGATCATTACCATCACAGGCACACAGGACCAGATTCAGAACGCCCAGTATCTACTACAGAACAG CGTGAAGCAGTACTCTGGTCGGTTCTTCTAG
- the hnrpkl gene encoding heterogeneous nuclear ribonucleoprotein K, like isoform X2, which yields METEIEQQEEETTFSNTDTNGKRPAEDMDEEQAFKRSRNTDEMVELRVLLQSKNAGAVIGKGGKNIKALRTDYNASVSVPDSSGPERILSVSADIETIGEILLKIIPTLEEYQHYSGTDFDCELRLLIHQSLAGGIIGVKGAKIKELRENTQTTIKLFQECCPHSTDRVVLVGGKPERVVECIKVILELISEAPIKGRAQPYDPNFYDETYDYGGFTMMYEERGRRPMGGFPMRGRGGFDRMPPGRGGRPMPPSRRDYDDMSPRRGPPPPPPGRGGRGGSRARNLPLPPPPPPRGGGDRFSHQSYHSSMDDRPNDRRGRPGDRYESMSGGGYDNNSSWEPFQSGGRGSYSDIGGPVITTQVTIPKDLAGSIIGKGGQRIKQIRHESGASIKIDEPLEGSEDRIITITGTQDQIQNAQYLLQNSVKQYSGRFF from the exons ATGGAGACAGAAATTGAGCAGCAGGAAGAAGAGACCACTTTCAGTAACACTGACACTAACG GCAAGCGCCCTGCTGAGGACATGGATGAGGAACAGGCATTCAAACGCTCCCGCAACACAGATGAAATGGTAGAGCTCAGGGTGCTTCTCCAAAGCAAA AACGCAGGGGCTGTGATTGGAAAGGGGGGCAAGAACATTAAAGCCTTACGCACAGAC TACAATGCCAGTGTATCAGTCCCAGACAGCAGTGGCCCAGAGCG TATCCTGAGTGTGAGTGCAGATATAGAGACTATTGGTGAGATTCTGCTGAAGATCATCCCTACCTTGGAGGAG TATCAGCATTACAGTGGGACTGACTTTGACTGTGAGCTGCGTCTGCTGATTCATCAGAGTCTGGCCGGAGGCATTATTGGAGTCAAAGGTGCCAAGATCAAGGAACTGAGGGAG aatACCCAGACTACAATCAAGCTCTTCCAGGAATGTTGCCCCCACTCCACTGACCGCGTAGTGCTAGTCGGGGGTAAACCTGAGCGTGTGGTTGAGTGCATCAAGGTCATTCTAGAGCTGATTTCAGAG GCTCCCATTAAAGGTCGAGCCCAGCCCTATGACCCAAACTTTTATGATGAGACATATGACTATGGTGGCTTCACTATGATGTATGAAGAAAGAGGGCGACGGCCTATGGGTGGGTTCCCAATGCGAGGTCGAGGAGGATTCGATCGGATGCCTCCTGGCCGTGGAGGTCGTCCCATGCCTCCATCCAGACGGGATTATGATGACATGAGCCCTCGTCGTGGACCACCTCCACCCCCACCAGGGAGAGGAGGACGTGGGGGCAGTAGGGCCCGAAATCTGCCTCTGCCTCCGCCACCACCACCTAGAGGAGG AGGTGACCGATTTTCCCACCAGAGCTATCACAGCAGTATGGATGACAGACCAAA TGACCGAAGGGGGCGACCTGGAGACCGCTACGAGAGCATG AGTGGAGGTGGATATG ACAATAATTCTTCTTGGGAGCCCTTCCAATCAG GTGGTCGAGGTTCTTACAGTGACATTGGTGGACCCGTTATTACAACACAAGTGACTATCCCTAAAGAT cTGGCTGGCTCTATCATTGGAAAAGGCGGCCAGAGGATCAAGCAAATCCGTCATGAGTCGGGAGCATCTATTAAAATCGATGAGCCTCTGGAGGGCTCAGAGGACAGGATCATTACCATCACAGGCACACAGGACCAGATTCAGAACGCCCAGTATCTACTACAGAACAG CGTGAAGCAGTACTCTGGTCGGTTCTTCTAG
- the hnrpkl gene encoding heterogeneous nuclear ribonucleoprotein K, like isoform X3 encodes METEIEQQEEETTFSNTDTNGKRPAEDMDEEQAFKRSRNTDEMVELRVLLQSKNAGAVIGKGGKNIKALRTDYNASVSVPDSSGPERILSVSADIETIGEILLKIIPTLEEYQHYSGTDFDCELRLLIHQSLAGGIIGVKGAKIKELRENTQTTIKLFQECCPHSTDRVVLVGGKPERVVECIKVILELISEAPIKGRAQPYDPNFYDETYDYGGFTMMYEERGRRPMGGFPMRGRGGFDRMPPGRGGRPMPPSRRDYDDMSPRRGPPPPPPGRGGRGGSRARNLPLPPPPPPRGGGDRFSHQSYHSSMDDRPNSDRRGRPGDRYESMSGGGYGGRGSYSDIGGPVITTQVTIPKDLAGSIIGKGGQRIKQIRHESGASIKIDEPLEGSEDRIITITGTQDQIQNAQYLLQNSVKQYSGRFF; translated from the exons ATGGAGACAGAAATTGAGCAGCAGGAAGAAGAGACCACTTTCAGTAACACTGACACTAACG GCAAGCGCCCTGCTGAGGACATGGATGAGGAACAGGCATTCAAACGCTCCCGCAACACAGATGAAATGGTAGAGCTCAGGGTGCTTCTCCAAAGCAAA AACGCAGGGGCTGTGATTGGAAAGGGGGGCAAGAACATTAAAGCCTTACGCACAGAC TACAATGCCAGTGTATCAGTCCCAGACAGCAGTGGCCCAGAGCG TATCCTGAGTGTGAGTGCAGATATAGAGACTATTGGTGAGATTCTGCTGAAGATCATCCCTACCTTGGAGGAG TATCAGCATTACAGTGGGACTGACTTTGACTGTGAGCTGCGTCTGCTGATTCATCAGAGTCTGGCCGGAGGCATTATTGGAGTCAAAGGTGCCAAGATCAAGGAACTGAGGGAG aatACCCAGACTACAATCAAGCTCTTCCAGGAATGTTGCCCCCACTCCACTGACCGCGTAGTGCTAGTCGGGGGTAAACCTGAGCGTGTGGTTGAGTGCATCAAGGTCATTCTAGAGCTGATTTCAGAG GCTCCCATTAAAGGTCGAGCCCAGCCCTATGACCCAAACTTTTATGATGAGACATATGACTATGGTGGCTTCACTATGATGTATGAAGAAAGAGGGCGACGGCCTATGGGTGGGTTCCCAATGCGAGGTCGAGGAGGATTCGATCGGATGCCTCCTGGCCGTGGAGGTCGTCCCATGCCTCCATCCAGACGGGATTATGATGACATGAGCCCTCGTCGTGGACCACCTCCACCCCCACCAGGGAGAGGAGGACGTGGGGGCAGTAGGGCCCGAAATCTGCCTCTGCCTCCGCCACCACCACCTAGAGGAGG AGGTGACCGATTTTCCCACCAGAGCTATCACAGCAGTATGGATGACAGACCAAA CAGTGACCGAAGGGGGCGACCTGGAGACCGCTACGAGAGCATG AGTGGAGGTGGATATG GTGGTCGAGGTTCTTACAGTGACATTGGTGGACCCGTTATTACAACACAAGTGACTATCCCTAAAGAT cTGGCTGGCTCTATCATTGGAAAAGGCGGCCAGAGGATCAAGCAAATCCGTCATGAGTCGGGAGCATCTATTAAAATCGATGAGCCTCTGGAGGGCTCAGAGGACAGGATCATTACCATCACAGGCACACAGGACCAGATTCAGAACGCCCAGTATCTACTACAGAACAG CGTGAAGCAGTACTCTGGTCGGTTCTTCTAG
- the hnrpkl gene encoding heterogeneous nuclear ribonucleoprotein K, like isoform X1: METEIEQQEEETTFSNTDTNGKRPAEDMDEEQAFKRSRNTDEMVELRVLLQSKNAGAVIGKGGKNIKALRTDYNASVSVPDSSGPERILSVSADIETIGEILLKIIPTLEEYQHYSGTDFDCELRLLIHQSLAGGIIGVKGAKIKELRENTQTTIKLFQECCPHSTDRVVLVGGKPERVVECIKVILELISEAPIKGRAQPYDPNFYDETYDYGGFTMMYEERGRRPMGGFPMRGRGGFDRMPPGRGGRPMPPSRRDYDDMSPRRGPPPPPPGRGGRGGSRARNLPLPPPPPPRGGGDRFSHQSYHSSMDDRPNSDRRGRPGDRYESMSGGGYDNNSSWEPFQSGGRGSYSDIGGPVITTQVTIPKDLAGSIIGKGGQRIKQIRHESGASIKIDEPLEGSEDRIITITGTQDQIQNAQYLLQNSVKQYSGRFF, translated from the exons ATGGAGACAGAAATTGAGCAGCAGGAAGAAGAGACCACTTTCAGTAACACTGACACTAACG GCAAGCGCCCTGCTGAGGACATGGATGAGGAACAGGCATTCAAACGCTCCCGCAACACAGATGAAATGGTAGAGCTCAGGGTGCTTCTCCAAAGCAAA AACGCAGGGGCTGTGATTGGAAAGGGGGGCAAGAACATTAAAGCCTTACGCACAGAC TACAATGCCAGTGTATCAGTCCCAGACAGCAGTGGCCCAGAGCG TATCCTGAGTGTGAGTGCAGATATAGAGACTATTGGTGAGATTCTGCTGAAGATCATCCCTACCTTGGAGGAG TATCAGCATTACAGTGGGACTGACTTTGACTGTGAGCTGCGTCTGCTGATTCATCAGAGTCTGGCCGGAGGCATTATTGGAGTCAAAGGTGCCAAGATCAAGGAACTGAGGGAG aatACCCAGACTACAATCAAGCTCTTCCAGGAATGTTGCCCCCACTCCACTGACCGCGTAGTGCTAGTCGGGGGTAAACCTGAGCGTGTGGTTGAGTGCATCAAGGTCATTCTAGAGCTGATTTCAGAG GCTCCCATTAAAGGTCGAGCCCAGCCCTATGACCCAAACTTTTATGATGAGACATATGACTATGGTGGCTTCACTATGATGTATGAAGAAAGAGGGCGACGGCCTATGGGTGGGTTCCCAATGCGAGGTCGAGGAGGATTCGATCGGATGCCTCCTGGCCGTGGAGGTCGTCCCATGCCTCCATCCAGACGGGATTATGATGACATGAGCCCTCGTCGTGGACCACCTCCACCCCCACCAGGGAGAGGAGGACGTGGGGGCAGTAGGGCCCGAAATCTGCCTCTGCCTCCGCCACCACCACCTAGAGGAGG AGGTGACCGATTTTCCCACCAGAGCTATCACAGCAGTATGGATGACAGACCAAA CAGTGACCGAAGGGGGCGACCTGGAGACCGCTACGAGAGCATG AGTGGAGGTGGATATG ACAATAATTCTTCTTGGGAGCCCTTCCAATCAG GTGGTCGAGGTTCTTACAGTGACATTGGTGGACCCGTTATTACAACACAAGTGACTATCCCTAAAGAT cTGGCTGGCTCTATCATTGGAAAAGGCGGCCAGAGGATCAAGCAAATCCGTCATGAGTCGGGAGCATCTATTAAAATCGATGAGCCTCTGGAGGGCTCAGAGGACAGGATCATTACCATCACAGGCACACAGGACCAGATTCAGAACGCCCAGTATCTACTACAGAACAG CGTGAAGCAGTACTCTGGTCGGTTCTTCTAG